Below is a window of Cryptococcus neoformans var. neoformans JEC21 chromosome 12 sequence DNA.
CTGTATCAGACCAGTGATCTACTTGAATACCTGGTATTCCATCGCTTGTCCAGAACGCAAGACCATCCTTGAAAGCTGTTGCGTTATCGACATAGGTCACGACTAAGGAGTTTGAGGTCAATATTTCTTTGTTTCTCATTTTAATGAAATATCTTGACTCACGGCCATGACTTGGATCTATCGACAAGCAACCTTTAGCAAGACTGTTCAGATTCAAGTCACGCACCTATCATTGTGAACCAGTCCCATCCATCAAAAAACGTCTGTCCTTCATATGCGATTTGAAGTTCCCAATTCAACGCTCTTTTCGCTTCTTTATCCCACCCTATAAGCTCAGATTGACTATACATCCGCCCAAGAGGCTTGGTCCTGCGGCTTCTATGGCTGAGAGTAGGGTCGTCTCTAATAGGAAAAAGGTGAAGCGTTGTGTGGTCAAGAGAGGGGACATGAGGAGTTCGATAGGGTAGTAAAGGCTGGAGGGTTTTGGAATGGGTCGGGGGTCGAGGGGAGGGGCTTATAGCACCTACAATGCCGAGAAGAAAGGTAATTAGCAGTATGTGTATCATTGTGCTTGTTGAAATTCGGCAACCTCGACTTGATGACAAGTAAGGTCAGGATTCAGTCTCTTATTGTATTCAAAGTCCCTTTAACACGTTGATAggccttcttgttcttcgtctttgtGGTCTTCTTCGCTACTTGGCGTGATGTCTCTCCTTTGCCTGTTGTCGCCCAGGTCAGTAGCAAAGTCGAAACGATTGATGATTGGCATATCATTATCATCTGTGACTGTATATGGCTTTTATCTTGTCGTCTTGCAGATGCGTCCTCGAAAAATCACTGCGAAGCCGTGGCCAAAGGACCCTCGACACGTTTTTTTCCTGCCCACGCTTCCATCAGTTCCCGACCATCCATGCGTGTGCTGGAAACAATAAAATTGGATGATCCGGCCAAATCTGTCAATATGGGTGGTACTATAGATTGAGGCTGAGCTTGCCGGTTGCAGTTGCGAGGATAGCCACGGGTATCCAATGGAAAAGTTAAACAAAGCAGCGCATTTTGTTGTTCCATCGAAGGACACGCATCGGGTAGTGCTTTGTAGGCATCTGTCTAGGTCGGCGGGCAGGGGATGTAGAACTTGAATGTCTGATGGGTTTGATTTTTCGACTTGAATTGCCATATCTTTGAAATACGTGCAAAATATGTGCTATCAACTCACATCTACATCTTATTTAAGTGTCTCCGCCACAATGCCTTCACTCAGCTCAACTGCGACACGAAAGCGGCGTTTACCACTTGAAGACCCATATCAACATACATTTTCAGTTATTCATCTAAAACAACCCCAACAAATCATCTTGAGCCGCCgcctgctgttgttgtttctGGCTTTGCGGAGCTCCGGGTTGCGGCGATACACTCTGCGGTGGGCTAGACAGCCCTGCCAATCCATTTAACCCGCCCAAACCCCCTGAACTCTGAGCTGACGTTTGAGCCTGAGCTGCAGGCTGACCAGGTTGAACGACTGGTGTTGTCATGCTAGCAGTGGAGAACAAGTCCATTAATTCATCTAACGGGTTCGTGCTCTTGGCTGCGCTCGCAATAGCCTGAGAAGAGATGCCCAAACCCGCACCCGGAGcagggatggaagattcGCCGTTGGTAGGAGTAGGTTCGTCGTCAAAGTCGAGCAGGTTTTCGGCTTGGTTACCGGCAACGACAGCTTGAAGAGCCTTTTCGCGTGAGACATCGTCCTCGGCACTGTCCAGCATAGGTTAGGTCATCACTATAAGGACTGAATGAGAGATAGACGTACTCCAAGCTCTTCTTGTGCATCTCGTCTGCACCCAAACGACCTTTGCCTATGAACGTAGCCGCAGGCTTGTGGTACACACTCGCCAATGTCGAGATTTCGCCAATAAGCTCCTCAAGGATTGCAGGAGCGACAGTCGTTTGAGGAAGACTGATAGGTGGTCTGACTGACAAAACAACAGACTATATTACATCCATTAGAATTTCGCATGAAGCAAGAGGTGGATATTGACTTACCTTGGCAGCGGCGGGGTCGGATGACAGCAATCTCCAGTATATGTAGGCCCTATCTCTGACGTCTGGGCTGTCACAGTCCTTTGTAGCAGCTTGAAGCACTTTTTGGACGATAGCCTGGCTTTCATCAGGTTTCTTGAGGAACAGCTTGACAATCGCAGTAAGGGTTTGAAGTTGAACCTgcagagatgatgagtcAACGAGTGAATGGTGAAATCATGATGAGTCGTACAGGATAGCTTTCCTCACTGAAAGTCTCCAAGAACGCTCCCAGCAACTCGTCCGcattctcaatcttctctgcGTACTCGCCGATGAGCCAAATCAAAGAGGCCTTGGCCTCAGGCTCATCCAATTCCTCAAGATTAGCACAGAGCGCCGGGATGATACCTTCGTATGAGTGGGGGTATTTTCGGAAGATGTCCTGTCAAAGAATTAGCCTCATCCAGATATACCCATGCAGTGAAGCTTACCttgacgacgatgacaGCCTCCTGTACGACATAGCTGACTCTTGTCTCGATCAGTTCCATCAATACTTCGACACATCGCCCGGCAGCCTCATCGATCTTGATAGCAACTTGGCCAACCGCCCTGACAGCCTTGCGAACAAAATCGACATCAACTTCCGACGCGTATTCCTTCAGCTCCCCAAGCAAAGTGTCCACATTCTTCTCGTTCGCCAATCTAACCATAATCTCAAGTTTCTCCACCTTGACGTAGGAAGGATCGTTATATTTGCAGAAGAAAACGCGCATCTCGCTGGCAAGGATATCGGGACGTTTCTgcaagaggaggttgatgtTACGAAGTGCGACCCATTGCACCTCGGGCGGTGAGGAGATAAGGGTGACTGTTCGTTGTTGGTCAAACCATTCATTTTTGAAttaaaaataaaaaataaaaaatgtTGAACTCACCTAATGGAGGAGCCATTTTTCGAGTAAGAGACTTCAAAAGGTCTTCCTTGGTGACATTTTTCATATGAATCATGATCACCTTTACCGCACCCAACACAACTGCCGCATTCACGTGCTGAAACTGGGGCATCACTCTTTCACAGATATGTTcactctccttctcgtcaTTTGTCCTATATCTCGCCAaggtggtgaggatggCAATACGACCCCATTCAGAACATTCGTTCAAAGCGACAAGGAGTTTGGTAAGGGTAGCGGGGTCAATGATGAAAAGGGATTGATTGGGACGGACACTGCTAGGAGATTCATCGTCATTTGGCGAGCCGggctgagaagaaggaaggttAAGAGAAGCCTCGTGAATATCCCCGAGTGCGGCAACGGCATTTGCAACAACCTGTCAATTGATCAGACATCTTCGTACGCTCATCATTGCATGACATACCATAGGATTACCATCGCCGATAAGATCTCTCAAAGTTTCAATGAACCCGTATTCGATAGCCAGCTCTGGCTTCAAATCAAACACTTTGGCGACACACAGAGCAGCAGTCTTTCGGACGTAGGGGTTCTCATCTTTGAGGCATCGAGATAAAGGTGAAGCGAGGTAATCGAGGATTTTCTCGGCGCGAAGGATGGACATGGTGCGGATGGCAAGAGCTCTAACAAGAGGATTGGGGTCGGCAGTGTCCTTTAATAAAGCAGGTTagcagaagagatggaataAGTCAAACTCAAACCCACCTTGACGAAAGTGTTGACAGCAAGGATAACGAGTTCAGGTTGTGTCTTCGCATAGTTCATGAGATATAAATATACGAGTTTCTTTTGCTCCAGATCATCTGTTTG
It encodes the following:
- a CDS encoding clathrin binding protein, putative; its protein translation is MAMAPPRKGENWELRQQLNSEYRDKRADAIKRVIANHTIGKDCSGLFPDVVKNMQTDDLEQKKLVYLYLMNYAKTQPELVILAVNTFVKDTADPNPLVRALAIRTMSILRAEKILDYLASPLSRCLKDENPYVRKTAALCVAKVFDLKPELAIEYGFIETLRDLIGDGNPMPGSPNDDESPSSVRPNQSLFIIDPATLTKLLVALNECSEWGRIAILTTLARYRTNDEKESEHICERVMPQFQHVNAAVVLGAVKVIMIHMKNVTKEDLLKSLTRKMAPPLVTLISSPPEVQWVALRNINLLLQKRPDILASEMRVFFCKYNDPSYVKVEKLEIMVRLANEKNVDTLLGELKEYASEVDVDFVRKAVRAVGQVAIKIDEAAGRCVEVLMELIETRVSYVVQEAVIVVKDIFRKYPHSYEGIIPALCANLEELDEPEAKASLIWLIGEYAEKIENADELLGAFLETFSEESYPVQLQTLTAIVKLFLKKPDESQAIVQKVLQAATKDCDSPDVRDRAYIYWRLLSSDPAAAKSVVLSVRPPISLPQTTVAPAILEELIGEISTLASVYHKPAATFIGKGRLGADEMHKKSLDAEDDVSREKALQAVVAGNQAENLLDFDDEPTPTNGESSIPAPGAGLGISSQAIASAAKSTNPLDELMDLFSTASMTTPVVQPGQPAAQAQTSAQSSGGLGGLNGLAGLSSPPQSVSPQPGAPQSQKQQQQAAAQDDLLGLF
- a CDS encoding clathrin binding protein, putative encodes the protein MAMAPPRKGENWELRQQLNSEYRDKRADAIKRVIANHTIGKDCSGLFPDVVKNMQTDDLEQKKLVYLYLMNYAKTQPELVILAVNTFVKDTADPNPLVRALAIRTMSILRAEKILDYLASPLSRCLKDENPYVRKTAALCVAKVFDLKPELAIEYGFIETLRDLIGDGNPMVVANAVAALGDIHEASLNLPSSQPGSPNDDESPSSVRPNQSLFIIDPATLTKLLVALNECSEWGRIAILTTLARYRTNDEKESEHICERVMPQFQHVNAAVVLGAVKVIMIHMKNVTKEDLLKSLTRKMAPPLVTLISSPPEVQWVALRNINLLLQKRPDILASEMRVFFCKYNDPSYVKVEKLEIMVRLANEKNVDTLLGELKEYASEVDVDFVRKAVRAVGQVAIKIDEAAGRCVEVLMELIETRVSYVVQEAVIVVKDIFRKYPHSYEGIIPALCANLEELDEPEAKASLIWLIGEYAEKIENADELLGAFLETFSEESYPVQLQTLTAIVKLFLKKPDESQAIVQKVLQAATKDCDSPDVRDRAYIYWRLLSSDPAAAKSVVLSVRPPISLPQTTVAPAILEELIGEISTLASVYHKPAATFIGKGRLGADEMHKKSLDAEDDVSREKALQAVVAGNQAENLLDFDDEPTPTNGESSIPAPGAGLGISSQAIASAAKSTNPLDELMDLFSTASMTTPVVQPGQPAAQAQTSAQSSGGLGGLNGLAGLSSPPQSVSPQPGAPQSQKQQQQAAAQDDLLGLF